The Panicum virgatum strain AP13 chromosome 3N, P.virgatum_v5, whole genome shotgun sequence genome includes the window ACTGGAGAAATAGAGGGCCATAGCGAACCAACGTGGAGCAGCACCATCTGCCCCATCAAAGGGATCGAAGTCGAATTCCTCATCATCCTCAAGCGCCGGCATAGGGATTTCCTCAGCACCTGCATCCTGTATTAAGACATCATCTTCTTTCTCTCCTGTTACTGGAGGAATTGGCTTCCCCTCTCCACCAGCAGCTTCCATGCCCAGCACCTGTGATATCTTTACGTTGCTCCAACTTCAACCAGGAATTCTCGATCACGGCCTACCAATCCTTGCTGGCTTCATGTGGGTAGAATCCTCACCGGAAACCCCTTGATCACCCCCACCAAACACGGAAAGATAGGGAAACATGAAAGATGAGAAAAACCTAGATCGAAGAGGAGAAAGCACAATGCACCTCAGGAACTTCGAGTAGATTCTCGCCCAACACCTCGCTCTACGGTTAGGTACCACGACCAGCACGTCAGCAGGTTGGCTTCGGGTGGGCAGATTATCCCTCACCGGGATCCCCTTAATCACCCCCACCAAGCACAGGACAGACAGAAGCGTGATCGGTAGTAAACCCTAGATCGACGGAGCAGCGGCACAAACAGAAATCGGGGTTCTCCAAAAGATTACTAGTAGTATCCCAAGAGACCAGAAACAAACCGAGTCGGCACGGCGGCAAAATCTTCCCACGGAAGTATCCTTATCAGCAGCTAACTCAATCTCTCCCAAACCCTAGGTTACCGTGTAACCCTCGGACTCGTAGAGTCAGTAGAAAAAACTTCTCCAGCAAGACAACGACTCGCACGCCTAGAAGCGCACGAGAGAAACACTCTGAAGCCAGTCAGAGATGATCAATGGCGGTCACCAGCCGGGGAGGAGACCTAGATCTCCTCAGAGTCGCCGCCGGGTCGCCTAACTGCCTTTCCATGTTTTCCGGTATATAGACAGACTGAATGTTGAGGTAGagtagagagaaaaagaaagagaggatAAGTGGATTGTAAGCTTACAGACAGTTTTGACACAAGAACCATAAAAATTTATGAGACAGACAAATAGATTATGTATTAATGGTGGAGAGCTAAATCACTATACAAGTAGACTAAAAGTATGGCTAATAGTTACGCCCACCGTCGGTTGGGATGCATGTCATATGGTGTTCATGATGGTGGTGGACCTCATTGGCTCATCCAATAGCAGTGAATAGGGGCTCTCCGCCAGCTTCAGCTGGCGAATGGTGAGACGTCcacctctttctttcttttcgtCCACGTAGACTCTCAATCTGCTCTCCACCacctataatacttgctctaagaaACGACCTGCAAAGATACTTGCAAAGATTCTTACAGCCAGCAGCGGATTGAATCATTAGTTTTGCTCTAAAATGGTCTAGACTCTGGAGTGATTTGAATCTGCAGCCAACAAATTACGTGGACAAATTCAGGTGTTGAGGTCGAACTCTCCAACGCCCGATGTGTTTGTGTAGAGTGCAACGTTACACAGGGGAAAGTTTGCAGAGGGGAACACAGAAAACTGGAATTGGTTTCCGACAGCAATTTTTTCCACGGTAAGAAGCGAAGCACATCCGTGTTCATGTCCCATGCTGACTAGCTACACAGTCCAAGCCAAGTCCCAGCAGAGTTCGACACGAACTCCGAACCCTCGGTGCGCAAGAGTCAACGAGTCGGAGCATCGTTCGCGCACGCGCCGGCACCTCAGGTACACAAATACCGTGACAACGGGCGTCGCCAGGCGAACAGTTTCCCATCGGGCGTTTGGATTTCAGCGGAAACGCACGCGCACTCGGCAATGGCTCTCGTGACGCGGCGCCCCGGCAGCGTGCTCCTCGTCGGCCTCCTCGCGCCCGCAGCGGCACTAGGCGGCGCGCACGCGGCCCGAGCCCCGGCGGCGCTTCACAAGGATGAcgacgccgcggccgctccCGCTCACCAAGGACAGGCACCCGCGACCGCGCCGTTCATCGGGCGCGCCGTCGACGAGCGAGCCCAGGAGGAGCACGCTAGCGAGGAGGTCATGAGCctgtcggccggcggcggctcttctcgttccggcggcggctccggaggGGGGTCTCGTTccagcggaggaggaggaggcggcgctcgTTCCGGTGGCGGCTCAACAGGGGGCGGCGGGGGTTCTCGTTCTTCCGGCGGTGGCTCGAGAGGCGGTTCTCGTTCCGCCGGCGGCTCGAGAGGTAGTGGCACTCGTTCCCGAGTCACCACGTACTACGGTGACGAGTATGACTGTATCGATTGCGACGACTACTCGGCCgctggtggccgcggcggcgtttgGAAGGCGGGAGTCGCTGCCAcggctctcgccgccgcctggctcTTGCAGCTGTAGGTAGACACGGGGGCGCTGACGGCGCTGTATGTGCGCCGAGTGCATGACCTTTTTTTTTGTGGCATTGCAATTTGCACATGCACGCTCGATGCTCTGCTCAACGTAGTTAGCTAGGATACACATTGCACATGTTTTGGGGCAACCCTTGAGTACAGGAATCAGGTCGTGTCATATTGTTCATTAGTGCTATTCTTTTTTGCTGCTGAATAATGTAGAAATGACTATGGGTGTCATGGCAGTACTTGttcttttttggaaaaaaaagaaagaaaaaaagagattcTAGTCGTGATCAGCTTATGATCGGAATATGCAGAAACGGATATTGCATAACCACCCCAGTTTGCTCAAGGTTTATGCATAATCTTAGGCAAATTGTAGTTACAGTAGATGTTAATACAGCACCTCGATTTGCTCACCGGTTATGCATAATCTTAAGAAAATCCTAATTCCATGTTAATCTCGGGAAACCATGGCTAGTAAACTCTAGAGGGATTAGATAAGCATAGATGTATACATAGATATGTTATATGTATATAGATTCGGAGATGGAGGCGCGTAGTTATGAATAGCAAAGAGTGGATTGGGTTGGTCTAAGATTTCGAAATGTGATCTCTTTTTTTGTTCATTattgaattttcaaaattcttGAAATTACAAGATGACTTTGTTGTTTTTAGAGGATTTTATAACATAACAATTTTTAGCGCATTTGAGCCTTGAGAGGTGTTTTAGTGTGGGGAAATTTTCTTATATGCCACTGTTGTGTCTATGACACGTGAGCCCCCTACAGTCAATGACAACACCATATAAGGAATTTAGGATTTAACCAATGCCATGTGAGGAATTATTCATTTAGTGTTTAACGGTGATTTATGTATATCCATGCAAGAATAGCAAGTCACAATTAATAAAGAAACGTGAGAGTCTAGAATTACATACTACAACAAAAAAGCTTAAAGACCAAACTAACAACCGTACTTTCAGTATCTATTATTTTGTGTTTCCATCGAAAAAGAGCAAAATCCTTGCTAGGATTGCAACAAGCAAAAAGTGGATGACGAGGCAACGAGTTTGCGATTCGGCAGATGAAAGTAATCGACACTAGCATGAGGGGGAGCCATTACTCTAGGAGATAGCCGGGATCGTATCAGACATAATGCGTCTGTTAGTCTATACTAAAATTGATTACCGGTGCTGGTGTATGGAAACCACGAGTTGCTATGCTTTAACACTTCAGCGGCTGATCAGTGTCGGCTGGTGTTGACTTTTCTACTGTAACTAGGTGAAATATGGGGGAGGAAGTCTCGAATCACCAGCCAGTCCAGCCGCTGATACTGGCTGATCAGCCAACAGAACAGGGCGAGTACTAGTGTCAATATCTCGAGAGTGGAAGTTTAGTACGGAGTAGAAATATCAACGCGACGAAGACGTGGCTAACTGTCAAGAACGTGCAGCTACAAAGCGGATGTGCGCACAGCTCGCCCAATCCAGCCAATCCAAACTGTACGCGTCTCCATtcgggaaaaaaagaaaagaaaaactcgAAACGGAACTCGTCGAacagcgccacgccgccgcgagccATAGCCAACGCAGATACGAGAACTGCAGCTGGCTAGCCCCTAGTGGCAGTGCCCGAAGGGCCCCCCACCCCGCCGCCCGTCCCAAATCTCGTCTAGGCCAGCGGCCTTCTTTGGTTTGTGCTCCAATTATAGCGCTAGTGAATAGTAATAACTTTgatcgctaattacggtgtcaaataaaacCAGTTTATAAAACCAATTTCAAAACCCCTGCGCTAGTGGCCATGAAAAATCTAATGAGACATTTCatcgcatgattagaggatggttactgtagcatcactgtagcaaatcatcgattaattaccgccattaaatccgtcgcgaaaagttatacccatcctaaaaaaattttgcaaataaacttcatttagtgcttcatgcatgcgagattttttttgaTGCATGCGTGCTAGTTTTCTACCATACCCAAACAAGGCCGCTACTACTGCGCGCCACGAAGACACGGCTCTTGCCTGCCGCCGCAACAGGCAAAAAGACGCACACACCCCGCCCCCGTCCTCGTTCCCTGCTCTTTCCCCATCTCCACCGGACCACCGCGAAGCGACGCGCAGGCTGCCGCAGTCGCCCGCATCGGGGGACGGCAAATGAGAGGCGGGGCGAAGGTGCTCTGGGCGCTGGCCCTGGCGCTGCTCTGCGTGGCCGCGCACTTCCAGTGCGCctcctgccgcggcggcggcgggaggggaggaggaggcggccgcggcggcggcgggaggggcggcggcgccagcggatCGGGACGAGGTCGTCCCGGCCGTCCGTTCCTCGGCGGGGTaggggcgggcgccgccgccggcgtcggtgcGAGGGCGGCCTCGGGAGGCttgcacggccacggccaccacAGCGCcgcgggcgagcgcggcgcgTGGAGGGCGGCCGGAGCCGGCGCAGTCCTCGTCGCCGCGGTGCTCGCCTGGTGCTGATGGCGTAAGGCGCGTATCGCGTTCCAGATTCGAGGGGTGTTCCTTCTTCTTGGTGTGGAGTCTGGAGAGGTGTTGGTGGTGGCACTAGTTGtgtagtagcagcagcagcagtagatcGGTTGATGCGTGTGTATGTGCTAGTACGCTGTTCTGGAATCTGAATCGAAGACTGTGATTAGCTGTAGGCCTGTAGTTTAGACGAGTTTATGATTAGTGTTGAGTAATTGTCACGCACGAAAAATGCAGCGGGGTTGAAGGCTTTGCCTGCTTGCTTTTGCTGTACTGTACATTCAAGTCTGCAAGTGCTCTCTGGTTCCTGTAACTTGTGGTATGAACATTGCTCCAGAAATACGGAGTACTTGGTATTGGTAATTTGGTATAGCCTTCTCGGAATTGAGCATGTACAATGTGCACTTCACTTTATTAGTAGTACTAGGTGTCTAGGTTACAAATTCCTTTTGGTTGAGGATGTTTTGGACAAACCATGTCAAACTGCAACATGTTGACATGTTGAGATTTTAGGCGCAGTTTGCCAGAGCTCTTATAGCAGTTCTTGGCTGAATAGAGGAGAAACTCTACCAAATAGTTTTCCTGGGAGAAATGATTCTATGATAATTCCGTGTAGTGATTCTATCCTGGGAGCTAAAAAAAGTAGCTTCTTTTGATTCACTTCTCACACCAGATCTAATTTTCATAAAATTAATCTTAAAAGAATCATGGAGAATCACTTTAAACTAGTGAATCACTTCCATCGGAGAATTAGCTCCCAAATCGGAATCAGTTAAAGCTCTACCAAACAGACCTTTAGCTTTAAAGACTAATAGAAGTGTGGATTGTGGCAAAACTTTGATGAACTAATTGACGAGATCATGAcaacactgctagaaaaataaGCATTCATTCCtgcacattagtaccggttaaCTTTTGATTCAGTACTAAAGTCGTATCGGggtcattttagtaccgggtccaaATTTAAACGTCCCCCGAGCTATTTTAGTACAGGCTTAAAACACCAGCCAGTATTAAATGTCActttttagtaccggccggtgattattttggcccggtactaaagtggcGTGGCCATTTAGTATACCGGCCTGTACTAAAAGTCGACATTTAGTATTGGCTAGTGTCTTAGCCCGAACTAAATGATCCTCTACGGGTTACTTCAAAATGAATGCATCTTTCACCCAGTCACATGTGATGCATTGGTGGAATGGTAAGGAAGCAATACGCAAGGTCGGAGATTGTGGGTTCGAATCCTCGCGACTGCGCACGCGCATTTACGCGTGAAAAATTCGCgtgccatttagtaccgactAATCGGTACCGGTCAACCGTCCGGTATTAAAAGGAGGTTGTTAACTGGTACTGGTGTTCGTTTTTCTAGCAATGCAAATTCCACTGCTAAATGAAACAAATGTGATAGTTTTCTTCTTCCAAGGGATAACAAAGGTGTTGTATCAGATTTACGTCCGTAGGGCATGTACAACGGGAGTAGATGACTTGTCTATGAGCGGTTTATTTCCTTCCCCGAAGCAGATTTATTGCGGAACCGCTAGGGGCCGTCGTCTGACTTGTTGCCCGAGCGCGAATCGACGGCTCGTCGCCCATTGTATGGCACGCTGGCGACTCGTCGATGGCGCAGCTCGATCCCGTGCTCCCGAGCGATTTTCAGCGCGCGCAGTCGTGACTAGACTA containing:
- the LOC120667649 gene encoding loricrin-like, whose product is MALVTRRPGSVLLVGLLAPAAALGGAHAARAPAALHKDDDAAAAPAHQGQAPATAPFIGRAVDERAQEEHASEEVMSLSAGGGSSRSGGGSGGGSRSSGGGGGGARSGGGSTGGGGGSRSSGGGSRGGSRSAGGSRGSGTRSRVTTYYGDEYDCIDCDDYSAAGGRGGVWKAGVAATALAAAWLLQL